A stretch of the Lactuca sativa cultivar Salinas chromosome 9, Lsat_Salinas_v11, whole genome shotgun sequence genome encodes the following:
- the LOC111905071 gene encoding C2 domain-containing protein At1g53590 — MGGKQGSIIHHVGIVLFLIWLLSSLDYFHPLVYFLSFIYLYLVHDRYAMRLRKKIQFEERKQANQKRVLSDSESVRWLNHSIERIWPICMEEIVSQKILLPIVPWFLQKYKPWTVKEAVVQNIYLGRSPPMFTDMRVCRQSTGDDHLVLELGMNFRTAEDMNAILAVKLTKRLGFGMWTKMHLTGMHIEGKVLLGVKFLPNWPFVGRLRVCFVEPPYFQLTVKPIFAHGLDVTELPGIAGWLDKLLTLAFEETLVEPNMLVVDLEKFVSPKAEPWFCIDAKEPVAYTLVEIIEASGMKASDMNGLADPYVKGQLGAYRFRTKTQKKTLSPKWQEEFKIPITTWESPNILMIEVRDKDHFIDDILGDCCIKINDLRDGDKHDMWLPLQNIKTGRLHITVRVTEVEKKSTSPPCEVDALFDELKKDSSIPNTRKGAASGDHPPEKPPPVADDFEPIDVEGQRQTGIWVHHPGSEVPQIWEPRKGKNRVKPGSNLDDISFSDDSLEGNKVNTRNRVKRGLTKIGSVLNRTLKTEGEKTRSFKKRENYENWESQSPSPRQNVRAVNENGVTVNLVMEENLLSPDGDIKQDEICPESPKRKVKDVAKSILRHAGDSARSMKHVLSGKGSKMRRNAELAVESDSSFEDSIPSPDCEIEGETSPRVGVIDSVEGVETTPESENGSRGDDVERRIMDSLVV; from the exons ATGGGTGGAAAACAGGGTTCGATCATTCATCATGTGGGCATTGTGTTGTTTTTAATTTGGTTGCTTTCTTCGTTGGATTACTTTCACCCACTGGTTTACTTCCTTTCGTTCATCTATCTCTACCTT gTTCATGATCGTTATGCAATGAGATTGAGAAAAAAGATACAGTTTGAGGAGCGAAAACAAGCAAATCAAAAGAGG gtACTTTCGGATTCTGAATCTGTAAGGTGGTTGAATCATTCTATTGAAAGGATATGGCCAATATGTATGGAAGAGATAGTCTCACAGAAAATTCTACTACCTATCGTACCTTGGTTCTTACAGAAATACAAACCATGGACTGTT AAAGAAGCTGTGGTTCAGAATATATACCTCGGAAGATCTCCTCCTATGTTTACAGATATGAGAGTTTGTCGTCAATCTACTGGTGATGATCATTTG gTTCTTGAGTTGGGGATGAATTTTCGGACAGCTGAAGACATGAATGCGATACTTGCTGTGAAACTGACGAAAAGATTAGGGTTTGGCATGTGGACAAAAATGCATTTGACAGGAATGCATATTGAAGGGAAG GTGTTACTTGGGGTGAAATTCCTTCCAAATTGGCCTTTTGTCGGCCGTTTGAGGGTGTGTTTTGTTGAACCACCGTACTTTCAATTGACCGTGAAACCAATTTTTGCTCATGGGCTCGATGTTACTGAACTACCTGGGATTGCCGGATGGCTG GACAAGCTTCTCACGCTTGCATTCGAGGAGACACTAGTTGAG CCTAATATGTTGGTGGTGGATCTTGAAAAATTCGTTTCACCAAAAGCAG AACCTTGGTTTTGTATTGATGCCAAAGAGCCAGTTGCTTACACCTTAGTGGAGATTATTGAAGCATCGGGGATGAAAGCATCAGACATGAATG GGTTGGCTGATCCTTATGTAAAAGGACAACTTGGTGCTTATAGATTTAGAACAAAAACACAAAAGAAAACATTATCCCCAAAATGGCAAGAGGAGTTCAAAATCCCCATTACAACATGGGAATCACCGAATATTTTAATGATTGAAGTCCGTGATAAAGATcacttcattgatgacatcctcgg GGATTGTTGTATAAAAATCAATGATCTTAGAGATGGCGATAAACACGACATGTGGTTAcctcttcaaaacatcaaaacagGAAGATTACATATCACAGTAAGAGTCACCGAAGTCGAAAAAAAGTCGACTTCACCACCATGTGAAGTGGATGCATTATTCGATGAGTTAAAAAAAGATTCTTCCATACCTAACACCAGGAAAGGAGCCGCCTCCGGCGACCACCCGCCGGAAAAACCGCCGCCAGTGGCCGACGACTTTGAACCCATCGATGTTGAAGGTCAGCGACAGACTGGCATATGGGTTCATCATCCAGGATCGGAAGTACCTCAAATTTGGGAACCGAGAAAAGGGAAGAACAGGGTCAAACCTGGGTCAAACTTAGATGACATCAGTTTCTCAGATGACAGCTTGGAAGGGAATAAAGTAAACACAAGAAACCGAGTCAAAAGAGGTTTGACTAAAATTGGGTCAGTTTTGAACAGAACCCTAAAAACAGAGGGTGAAAAAACTAGAAGTTTTAAAAAAAGGGAAAATTATGAAAATTGGGAGTCACAATCTCCATCTCCGCGACAAAATGTTAGGGCGGTGAATGAGAATGGGGTGACGGTAAATTTAGTTATGGAGGAAAATTTGCTGTCCCCTGATGGGGACATCAAACAGGACGAAATTTGTCCGGAGAGTCCTAAAAGGAAAGTGAAAGATGTGGCGAAAAGTATATTGAGACATGCGGGAGATTCGGCTAGAAGTATGAAGCATGTGCTTTCTGGTAAGGGGAGTAAAATGAGAAGAAATGCGGAATTGGCGGTGGAATCAGACTCTTCGTTTGAGGATTCCATTCCGTCGCCTGATTGTGAAATTGAAGGAGAAACAAGTCCACGAGTTGGTGTGATTGATTCCGTGGAGGGTGTTGAGACAACTCCGGAATCGGAAAACGGTTCCCGAGGAGATGATGTTGAAAGGCGAATAATGGATTCGCTTGTAGTTTGA
- the LOC111905072 gene encoding pentatricopeptide repeat-containing protein At3g14580, mitochondrial, producing the protein MISRSIVTKLPKINLKWYRSTASLNSSIKLDPLELHNHKDWLSPTEVIKIFETLKDPNSTLTVLNQLSKRKDYNPNEALYTSVVNNLSEAKNFDGIEEVMKRIKVEKRCRLSDGFFYNVIRIYGLRAGRINRAIETLFDMPNYSSWPTPKTFNFVLNLLVNTKQFDVIHEVYMGAGKLGVEIDACCLNIMMKGLCKNGDINAALQVFDEFPKQNCKPNVRTFSTLMHGLCKLGRVEEAFSLLHKMETEGVEPDTISINILISGLRKNNRIKESIDVFEKMLLKGCEPIPSTYQEVLYALIDSKEYIKAMNLAKKMSSMKMVPSFDSYKLIIHGLCEKKIVEDIDLVLKHMIENGYLPKLSMWKQILQCILRN; encoded by the coding sequence ATGATTTCTCGTTCGATCGTTACCAAACTTCCCAAAATCAATCTGAAGTGGTATCGTTCAACTGCTTCACTCAATTCTTCCATAAAACTCGATCCCCTCGAATTACACAATCATAAAGACTGGTTAAGCCCAACTGAAGTCATCAAGATTTtcgaaaccctaaaagatcccaATTCGACCCTCACTGTTCTTAATCAACTCTCAAAGCGGAAAGATTATAATCCCAATGAAGCTCTATACACATCCGTGGTAAATAATCTTTCAGAAGCCAAGAACTTCGATGGAATTGAAGAAGTAATGAAGAGAATCAAGGTCGAAAAAAGGTGTAGACTTTCCGATGGGTTTTTCTACAATGTCATCAGGATTTACGGGCTTCGTGCTGGTAGAATAAATAGAGCAATTGAGACGCTTTTCGATATGCCAAACTACAGTTCATGGCCAACGCCCAAAACGTTTAATTTTGTATTGAATTTGCTTGTGAACACCAAGCAGTTTGACGTAATCCATGAGGTTTACATGGGTGCTGGGAAATTAGGAGTTGAAATCGATGCTTGTTGTTTGAACATCATGATGAAAGGCTTGTGTAAAAACGGGGACATAAATGCTGCACTCCAAGTGTTCGATGAATTTCCTAAACAAAATTGTAAGCCTAATGTGAGAACCTTTTCAACTTTGATGCATGGATTGTGTAAACTTGGTCGTGTTGAGGAAGCTTTTTCATTGTTACACAAGATGGAAACAGAAGGTGTGGAGCCTGATACAATCTCCATAAACATACTGATTTCAGGTTTAAGGAAGAACAATCGAATCAAAGAAAGCATTGATGTTTTTGAGAAGATGTTGCTAAAAGGATGTGAACCCATTCCAAGCACATATCAAGAGGTTTTGTATGCATTAATCGATAGCAAAGAGTACATCAAGGCTATGAATTTAGCAAAAAAGATGTCATCCATGAAAATGGTTCCAAGTTTTGATTCATATAAATTGATCATCCATGGCCTTTGTGAAAAAAAGATTGTTGAAGATATTGATTTGGTTTTAAAACATATGATAGAAAATGGGTATTTACCAAAATTGTCAATGTGGAAGCAAATCCTTCAGTGTATACTTCGAAACTAG